A genomic segment from Flavobacteriales bacterium encodes:
- a CDS encoding class I SAM-dependent methyltransferase yields MQDWFATWFNSPYYHTLYQDRDHSEAENFVDVLVSHVQLPKGSKVLDLACGKGRHSLHLFKHGFQVIGIDLSEESIAEARLNEQEGLEFFEHDMRSLYWTDYFDLVVNLFTSFGYFHSKMDDQQTISSIADSLKPDGLFVLDFMNSVKVVGNLITYEEKTIDDIRFEITRGVEKGVIVKRIHVVDGEVELDFEEQVDALKLSDFESYFTAAGLELLSTFGDYHLNPFEPEISDRLILVAKKPTA; encoded by the coding sequence GTGCAAGACTGGTTCGCTACTTGGTTTAACTCACCTTATTATCATACCCTATATCAAGATAGGGATCATTCTGAAGCAGAGAATTTTGTCGATGTCTTGGTCTCGCACGTGCAGTTGCCAAAAGGTTCAAAGGTTTTAGATCTTGCCTGCGGAAAAGGGCGTCATTCACTGCATCTTTTCAAACACGGATTTCAAGTTATTGGAATTGATCTTTCTGAAGAAAGCATAGCCGAGGCGAGACTGAATGAGCAGGAAGGATTGGAATTCTTTGAGCACGACATGCGATCACTCTATTGGACAGATTATTTTGATCTGGTGGTGAATCTGTTTACAAGCTTCGGATATTTCCACAGCAAAATGGATGATCAACAAACAATTTCCTCCATTGCCGATTCTCTAAAACCGGATGGGTTGTTTGTGCTCGATTTTATGAACTCGGTGAAGGTGGTCGGGAATCTGATCACTTACGAGGAAAAGACAATTGATGATATTCGCTTTGAAATAACCAGAGGAGTGGAGAAAGGAGTGATCGTAAAGCGCATTCATGTGGTTGATGGAGAAGTGGAGCTTGATTTTGAAGAACAGGTTGATGCACTCAAACTTTCTGATTTTGAATCGTATTTCACCGCTGCAGGACTTGAGTTGTTGTCTACTTTCGGAGATTATCATTTGAACCCTTTTGAACCTGAAATTTCTGACCGTTTGATATTGGTCGCTAAAAAGCCAACTGCCTGA
- a CDS encoding S8 family serine peptidase has protein sequence MRFTLLSMIVVAMVFQTRIVTAQTVDPNAVDGHIHIKLSDAAPINLAGYTGGNLALDLLFTASGLDSIYKPFPMAGTALDSIYRIVFPNVGQVNALITALNALPYIEYAEKDPMAFAFNTPNDLQTNQWSLQKIQAELGWNYTTGSSNVLVAVLDNAIAIDHQDLLANIYTNAAEAGGFPLLDDDGNGRADDVNGFDVVDNDSNPRPPANASGNNDGFTHGTHVAGIAGAATNNGIGMASIGHSIKILPVKIADNANGNLSGGLDGVFYAMRSGVDVISMSWGLINDVITFKTLIQQTAAAGILMVAAAGNDGDQTLQYPAAYPEVISVGATDQNDRRASFSNYGSTIDVMAPGVDIYSTFPEGNNTYGNYSGTSMATPMVAGLAALVKSHFPSMTAAQIRARIEAGCEDISAQNPGMNGQLGAGRINAFQTLGNVSVAELADNGFSIWPNPCSELIQLKKPIEMDVISIHIIDISGREVLRSAWTSHLDISMFSSGMYSLSVATNKGMMQTKLMVN, from the coding sequence ATGAGATTTACTCTACTATCAATGATTGTCGTTGCGATGGTCTTTCAAACACGGATTGTGACTGCTCAAACCGTAGACCCGAATGCAGTTGACGGCCATATCCACATAAAACTATCAGACGCTGCGCCTATTAACCTGGCTGGTTACACGGGTGGAAACTTGGCGCTTGACTTGCTTTTTACTGCATCCGGACTCGATAGTATTTACAAGCCATTTCCAATGGCTGGAACTGCCCTCGACAGCATTTACCGGATTGTTTTTCCAAATGTTGGACAAGTAAATGCGCTGATAACTGCGTTGAATGCGTTGCCTTATATCGAATACGCGGAAAAAGATCCGATGGCATTTGCGTTCAATACACCCAATGATCTACAAACAAATCAATGGTCACTCCAGAAAATTCAAGCGGAGTTGGGGTGGAATTATACAACTGGTTCGAGCAATGTGCTGGTAGCGGTTCTTGATAATGCCATCGCTATTGATCATCAGGATCTATTGGCCAATATTTATACAAACGCTGCCGAAGCTGGAGGTTTTCCACTCCTTGATGATGATGGGAATGGCCGTGCCGATGATGTGAATGGATTTGACGTGGTGGATAATGATAGTAATCCGCGGCCGCCAGCCAACGCTTCGGGCAACAATGATGGATTTACGCACGGAACACACGTGGCGGGCATTGCAGGCGCAGCCACCAATAATGGAATAGGAATGGCTTCCATTGGTCATTCAATCAAGATTCTTCCGGTTAAAATTGCCGACAATGCCAATGGAAATCTTTCAGGAGGACTTGATGGAGTTTTCTACGCCATGCGTTCAGGAGTGGACGTGATCAGTATGTCGTGGGGATTGATAAATGATGTCATTACCTTCAAAACACTCATTCAGCAGACGGCTGCCGCAGGAATTCTGATGGTGGCAGCTGCTGGAAATGATGGTGATCAGACTTTACAATATCCTGCTGCCTATCCTGAAGTGATCAGCGTGGGCGCCACGGATCAGAACGATCGAAGGGCATCATTTTCCAATTACGGTTCAACCATAGATGTCATGGCTCCGGGAGTTGACATTTACAGCACATTTCCAGAAGGAAATAACACCTACGGAAATTACAGTGGCACGTCTATGGCCACACCAATGGTTGCCGGTTTGGCGGCCTTGGTCAAATCGCATTTTCCAAGCATGACCGCTGCACAGATTCGTGCTCGGATAGAAGCAGGCTGCGAAGATATCAGTGCTCAGAATCCAGGAATGAACGGGCAGTTAGGCGCTGGTCGTATCAATGCCTTTCAAACATTGGGAAATGTTTCGGTGGCGGAATTGGCAGACAATGGTTTCAGCATTTGGCCGAATCCATGTTCTGAATTAATTCAACTCAAAAAGCCGATTGAAATGGATGTAATATCTATTCACATCATTGATATTTCTGGCCGCGAAGTGCTCCGTTCTGCATGGACAAGCCATCTTGATATCAGCATGTTCTCTTCCGGAATGTATTCGCTTAGTGTGGCAACGAACAAAGGAATGATGCAGACGAAATTGATGGTGAATTAA
- a CDS encoding ZIP family metal transporter has product MELLILLVGAFVGGMLAWAIKVEKSNMKLILAFSGAFMLGLCFFHVLPESYESVGSKAGVWVLVGFMVQIMLEVLSKGMEHGHAHALHGKQLPLALFVGLGLHALLEGLPFGGEHAHEHHSLLAGVIIHKIPVAFILGTVLRGAGFTMLQGAVAIFGFAAMAPLGGILSHFLEGKLADAVVFQGTVQAILVGVFLHIATTIIFESDKGHAFNITKLLAIVAGFVLAFLSV; this is encoded by the coding sequence ATGGAACTTCTCATTCTCTTAGTAGGAGCCTTTGTGGGCGGTATGCTTGCATGGGCCATCAAAGTAGAAAAGTCGAATATGAAGCTGATTCTAGCATTCAGCGGAGCTTTCATGCTCGGCCTGTGCTTTTTTCATGTCTTACCCGAATCGTATGAATCAGTTGGAAGTAAGGCCGGTGTTTGGGTCTTGGTGGGTTTCATGGTTCAGATCATGCTCGAAGTGCTTTCTAAAGGCATGGAACACGGGCATGCACATGCATTGCACGGAAAACAATTGCCCTTGGCTTTGTTTGTCGGATTAGGATTGCACGCGCTTTTAGAAGGTCTTCCATTTGGTGGTGAACATGCCCACGAGCATCATTCGTTACTAGCAGGTGTCATCATCCATAAAATTCCTGTAGCATTCATTCTTGGAACCGTTTTGCGCGGTGCCGGATTTACAATGCTTCAAGGAGCTGTAGCCATTTTTGGCTTTGCGGCAATGGCGCCATTAGGAGGCATTCTTAGTCATTTTCTTGAAGGTAAACTGGCAGATGCTGTCGTGTTCCAAGGAACTGTTCAGGCCATTTTGGTAGGTGTTTTTCTTCACATCGCCACTACCATCATTTTTGAATCAGACAAAGGACACGCCTTCAACATTACCAAGCTGTTGGCCATTGTTGCTGGCTTCGTATTGGCCTTTTTGTCGGTTTAA
- the ruvX gene encoding Holliday junction resolvase RuvX codes for MGRILAIDYGSKRVGIAATDPLQIIASALTTIHPNELMAFLTEYMKSETVDCIVVGDPRRLNNEPAQAASGADQMTANLKKQFPQLKVDRMDERFTSKMAFSAMIEGGLKKKARADKAMVDKVSATIILQSYMEQQNSLNRL; via the coding sequence ATGGGTAGAATTCTCGCCATCGATTATGGTTCAAAACGTGTTGGAATTGCCGCCACTGATCCTTTGCAGATCATTGCGTCTGCCCTCACGACCATTCATCCGAATGAGCTGATGGCATTTCTTACCGAGTACATGAAATCGGAAACGGTTGATTGCATTGTGGTTGGAGACCCAAGACGCTTGAATAACGAACCTGCCCAAGCGGCTAGCGGAGCCGACCAGATGACCGCCAATTTGAAAAAACAATTTCCTCAACTGAAGGTTGACAGGATGGACGAACGTTTCACCTCCAAAATGGCGTTCAGCGCCATGATAGAAGGTGGATTGAAAAAGAAAGCGAGAGCCGATAAAGCGATGGTGGACAAGGTGAGCGCAACGATCATCCTTCAATCTTATATGGAACAACAGAACAGTCTGAATAGATTATGA
- a CDS encoding phospho-sugar mutase, with amino-acid sequence MESPLDKAKKWTGDAFDAETRKTVQALIDENGAELTESFYKDLEFGTGGLRGIMGVGTNRINIYTIGMATQGLANYLKHSFDGPISVAIAHDSRNNSSLFARKTAEVFAANGIKAYLFSALRPTPELSFAIRHLGCKSGVVITASHNPKEYNGYKAYWEDGGQLIAPHDKNVITEVQKIAGPQDVKWNADDAMIELIDEQLDRAYIDGLKSLCLSPDAVKAQSDLNIVYTSLHGTGGTMVPRTLKELGFTNVSTIAAQDEPNGNFPTVVSPNPEEAAALKMALEQAEAVGADLVMGTDPDADRVGIAVRNTKGELQLLNGNMTGSLLVYYLIKRWSELGKLDGNQFTAKTIVTTALIQKISESKGVPCYDVLTGFKFIAALILELEGKKQFIGGGEESYGYLAGDIVRDKDAVLSCVLISEMCAWAKNQGKSLYEMLMDIHLEYGFYLEDLISITKKGKTGAEEIAQMMEDLRSNPPKTLDGSTVLTLRDYKLGKVTNLADGSQSPTGLPSSNVLQFETADGTIVTARPSGTEPKIKFYFSVNAELKNTADHDAVHDALKGKITTIQSDLGLI; translated from the coding sequence ATGGAAAGCCCACTCGATAAAGCGAAGAAATGGACAGGCGATGCCTTTGATGCTGAAACCAGAAAAACAGTTCAGGCGCTGATTGATGAGAACGGTGCCGAACTGACCGAAAGTTTCTACAAGGATCTTGAGTTTGGAACAGGCGGTTTGCGCGGAATCATGGGTGTGGGCACCAACCGCATCAACATATATACGATTGGAATGGCCACTCAAGGGTTGGCTAATTACCTGAAGCATTCTTTTGATGGTCCGATCAGCGTAGCCATTGCGCACGATTCTAGGAACAACTCTTCGCTTTTTGCACGCAAAACGGCTGAGGTTTTCGCTGCCAATGGCATTAAAGCTTACCTCTTCAGCGCGCTGAGACCAACGCCCGAACTGTCTTTTGCCATCCGTCATTTGGGTTGTAAGAGCGGTGTGGTCATCACGGCATCTCACAATCCGAAGGAATACAACGGCTACAAGGCCTATTGGGAAGATGGCGGTCAGTTGATTGCTCCTCACGATAAGAACGTGATCACTGAAGTGCAGAAAATTGCTGGTCCGCAGGATGTAAAGTGGAATGCTGATGATGCGATGATTGAACTGATAGATGAGCAGTTGGACCGTGCCTACATTGATGGGTTGAAATCGCTGTGCCTTTCGCCTGATGCGGTGAAAGCACAGTCTGACCTGAATATCGTTTACACTTCGCTGCACGGAACGGGCGGAACCATGGTTCCACGGACATTGAAAGAACTCGGGTTCACTAACGTGAGTACCATAGCTGCACAAGATGAGCCGAATGGGAATTTCCCAACGGTGGTTTCTCCGAACCCTGAAGAGGCAGCCGCTTTGAAAATGGCCTTGGAACAAGCCGAAGCCGTTGGTGCCGACCTCGTGATGGGAACCGACCCAGATGCCGACCGAGTGGGAATTGCAGTGAGAAATACGAAAGGCGAATTGCAACTTTTGAACGGTAATATGACCGGTTCGCTATTGGTCTATTACCTCATTAAGCGCTGGAGCGAGTTGGGCAAATTGGACGGGAATCAGTTCACCGCCAAGACCATTGTGACAACGGCACTCATCCAAAAGATATCCGAATCGAAAGGCGTTCCTTGCTACGATGTGCTGACGGGTTTCAAATTCATTGCAGCGCTTATCTTGGAATTGGAAGGCAAGAAACAGTTCATTGGCGGAGGCGAAGAAAGCTACGGCTACTTGGCCGGAGACATCGTTCGCGATAAGGATGCTGTGCTGAGCTGTGTGCTGATTTCTGAAATGTGCGCCTGGGCGAAAAACCAAGGAAAGAGCCTGTACGAAATGCTGATGGATATCCATCTTGAATACGGATTCTACTTGGAAGACCTCATCAGCATAACCAAAAAAGGAAAAACTGGAGCGGAAGAAATTGCCCAAATGATGGAAGACCTCCGCAGCAATCCACCTAAGACCTTGGATGGCTCGACAGTACTTACGCTTCGCGATTATAAACTTGGGAAGGTGACCAACTTGGCAGATGGAAGTCAAAGCCCTACTGGACTTCCTTCGTCTAACGTGCTACAGTTTGAAACGGCAGATGGAACCATTGTCACAGCCCGACCATCGGGAACGGAACCGAAGATCAAGTTCTATTTTTCGGTGAATGCTGAACTGAAAAACACGGCTGATCACGATGCTGTTCATGATGCATTGAAAGGAAAGATCACAACCATTCAGTCTGATCTTGGTTTGATATAA
- a CDS encoding 2,3,4,5-tetrahydropyridine-2,6-dicarboxylate N-succinyltransferase, whose translation MQITELQEIIDQTWENRELLTAEKSVTAIREVVALLDAGKLRVAEPKGEDWQVNEWVKKAVIMYFPIQQMETIEVGPFEFHDKIALKKGHKAAGVRVVPHAIARYGSFLESGVIMMPSYVNIGAHVGSGTMVDTWATVGSCAQIGKNVHLSGGVGIGGVLEPIQAAPVIIEDDAFLGSRSIVVEGVRIGKEAVLGANVVLTMSTRIIDVTGPEPIETKGYVPPRSVVIPGTYPKEFPAGTYNVPCALIIGKRKESTDRKTSLNDSLREFNVAV comes from the coding sequence ATGCAGATAACCGAATTACAGGAGATAATTGATCAGACGTGGGAAAACCGCGAACTTCTCACAGCCGAAAAATCAGTGACAGCCATTCGCGAAGTAGTGGCGCTTCTTGATGCTGGAAAACTTCGCGTAGCTGAACCCAAGGGAGAAGATTGGCAGGTGAATGAATGGGTGAAAAAAGCCGTTATCATGTATTTTCCCATTCAACAGATGGAAACCATTGAAGTTGGCCCATTTGAATTTCACGATAAGATTGCGTTGAAGAAAGGGCATAAAGCTGCTGGTGTTCGCGTAGTTCCGCATGCCATTGCGCGTTACGGTTCGTTCTTAGAAAGTGGCGTGATCATGATGCCATCTTACGTCAACATTGGTGCGCATGTGGGCAGCGGAACGATGGTCGATACGTGGGCAACGGTAGGTTCTTGCGCACAGATCGGTAAGAATGTACATCTCAGTGGAGGTGTTGGAATTGGCGGTGTTTTAGAGCCGATCCAAGCAGCGCCAGTGATTATTGAAGACGATGCATTTCTAGGTTCAAGAAGTATTGTGGTTGAAGGCGTACGAATAGGGAAGGAGGCTGTTCTTGGTGCAAATGTGGTTCTTACCATGAGTACGAGAATCATTGATGTAACAGGTCCAGAGCCGATTGAAACGAAAGGTTATGTTCCACCACGTTCGGTGGTGATCCCAGGAACCTATCCAAAGGAATTTCCTGCAGGAACATACAACGTACCTTGTGCGCTCATCATCGGAAAACGCAAGGAAAGCACAGACAGAAAAACGTCTTTGAACGATTCGCTTCGCGAGTTTAACGTGGCTGTGTAG
- a CDS encoding peroxiredoxin, with translation MSTLVGKKAPSFKAAAVVNGGTVEADFSLDQYVGKKNVVFFFYPKDFTFVCPSELHAFQDKLAEFEARNTAVVACSTDTEETHWGWLQMDKGAGGIKGVKYPIVADTAKTISANYGVLFGEYDMDEEGNLMATGPMIAYRGLFLIDKAGTVRHALVNDLPLGRNVDEALRMVDALTFFEENGEVCPANWVKGSEGMKATHEGVASYLAAH, from the coding sequence ATGTCAACATTAGTAGGTAAGAAAGCACCGTCATTCAAAGCGGCTGCTGTAGTTAACGGAGGTACAGTTGAGGCAGATTTCTCATTGGATCAATATGTAGGAAAAAAGAATGTGGTGTTCTTTTTCTATCCAAAGGATTTCACATTTGTATGCCCTTCAGAGCTTCACGCATTTCAAGATAAATTGGCAGAATTTGAAGCAAGAAACACTGCTGTTGTTGCTTGCTCAACCGATACGGAAGAAACGCATTGGGGTTGGTTGCAAATGGATAAAGGAGCCGGTGGCATCAAAGGAGTGAAGTATCCTATCGTAGCAGATACGGCTAAAACCATTTCTGCCAACTACGGAGTTCTTTTCGGAGAGTACGATATGGACGAAGAAGGAAATCTTATGGCCACAGGTCCGATGATCGCTTACCGTGGTCTTTTCCTTATCGATAAAGCTGGTACAGTGCGTCATGCTTTGGTTAACGACCTTCCATTGGGAAGAAACGTGGACGAAGCTTTGAGAATGGTTGATGCACTTACCTTCTTCGAAGAGAACGGTGAGGTTTGTCCTGCCAACTGGGTTAAAGGTTCGGAAGGAATGAAAGCAACTCACGAAGGTGTTGCAAGCTATTTGGCAGCTCACTAA
- a CDS encoding DUF1684 domain-containing protein produces the protein MTLTLRSSLIITIILITTECFAQTDGKTIIADNEAFRIKLNKEYADSTESPLPNDERLVFDGLPFFPIDTNFCVTAQFYRAKRSKPFEMKTTTDRKPIYEVYGTVVFQLNGKEYSLNVYQSHQLRAMDEFKEDLFLPFTDLSNGEESYGGGRFIDLKIPSGNSIVIDFNQAYNPYCAYSNRYSCPIPPKENFLKTEVLAGVKNPH, from the coding sequence ATGACATTGACCCTTCGATCTTCTTTGATCATAACGATCATCCTGATTACGACTGAATGCTTTGCTCAGACCGATGGAAAAACCATTATAGCCGACAATGAGGCCTTTCGAATTAAACTGAATAAGGAATACGCTGATTCTACAGAAAGTCCGCTGCCAAATGATGAACGGCTTGTATTTGATGGGCTGCCATTCTTCCCCATCGACACCAACTTTTGTGTAACGGCCCAGTTCTACCGTGCAAAGCGTTCGAAACCATTTGAAATGAAAACAACCACGGACCGTAAGCCTATTTACGAAGTCTATGGCACGGTTGTCTTCCAACTAAATGGCAAAGAATATTCACTCAATGTTTATCAAAGTCATCAACTTAGAGCGATGGATGAGTTTAAAGAAGACCTGTTCCTACCCTTCACCGATCTTTCGAACGGGGAAGAAAGTTATGGAGGAGGGCGGTTTATCGACCTCAAGATACCTTCGGGAAACAGTATTGTCATCGATTTCAACCAGGCATACAATCCGTATTGCGCCTACAGTAACCGCTACTCTTGCCCTATTCCGCCAAAGGAGAATTTTCTGAAGACGGAAGTTTTAGCGGGTGTAAAGAACCCCCATTGA
- a CDS encoding tetratricopeptide repeat protein — protein sequence MKKTAIALSMLTIGLVACQPGKKPLTDQEKCLARIDSMEAILFADSDEKADPAAGIQLVREYSRYYQGSSDKDSLAIDMLFKAGEVSMGIGQGNLAVKYFRTVTDEHKAFYKSPEALFLCGFCEENLNKDTAQARFFYEKFIQEYPNHKLAEDANFSMQNMGMTDEDLIKMFQERMQTE from the coding sequence ATGAAAAAAACAGCGATTGCTTTATCCATGTTGACCATTGGTCTAGTTGCTTGCCAGCCAGGCAAAAAACCACTTACGGATCAAGAAAAATGTCTTGCCAGAATTGACAGCATGGAAGCCATTCTGTTTGCTGACAGTGATGAAAAAGCTGACCCCGCAGCAGGCATTCAGTTAGTGCGTGAGTATTCCAGATACTACCAAGGCAGTAGTGATAAAGACAGTTTGGCCATTGATATGCTTTTTAAAGCAGGTGAAGTAAGTATGGGAATTGGCCAAGGCAATTTGGCTGTTAAGTATTTCAGAACCGTCACGGATGAGCACAAGGCATTTTACAAATCTCCAGAAGCACTTTTCCTTTGCGGTTTTTGTGAGGAAAATCTGAATAAGGACACGGCTCAGGCGCGATTCTTCTACGAAAAATTCATCCAAGAGTACCCGAACCATAAATTGGCCGAAGACGCCAATTTCTCCATGCAGAATATGGGAATGACAGATGAGGACCTGATCAAGATGTTTCAGGAACGAATGCAGACAGAATAA
- the def gene encoding peptide deformylase, giving the protein MSKTKILPIVAYGDPVLKKVAQEIEPDYPELGQLVDNMFETMYEASGVGLAAPQVGLSIRLFIVDATPFCEEHPELDGFVKVFINPIILEESGKPWDFNEGCLSIPGIREDVSRRPKILIEYYDENWDLQEQEFDGLAARVIQHEYDHIEGVLFTDHLPALKRRMLKGKLTDITNGITDAEYKMRFPR; this is encoded by the coding sequence ATGAGTAAGACCAAGATTTTGCCGATTGTGGCGTATGGAGACCCCGTTTTAAAGAAGGTTGCCCAAGAAATTGAACCAGATTACCCAGAACTTGGGCAGTTGGTAGACAACATGTTCGAAACCATGTACGAAGCTTCTGGCGTTGGTCTGGCAGCTCCACAGGTTGGATTGAGTATCCGTCTTTTTATTGTGGACGCCACCCCATTTTGTGAAGAACATCCGGAATTGGATGGTTTTGTAAAAGTGTTCATCAACCCGATCATTCTTGAAGAATCGGGAAAACCGTGGGATTTTAACGAAGGTTGCTTGAGTATTCCTGGCATACGCGAAGATGTTTCGCGCAGACCAAAGATCCTTATTGAATATTACGATGAGAATTGGGACCTTCAAGAACAAGAATTTGATGGCTTGGCCGCACGCGTCATTCAGCATGAATACGACCATATTGAAGGTGTTCTTTTTACCGATCATCTACCTGCCTTAAAGCGAAGAATGCTGAAGGGAAAATTGACAGATATTACAAACGGAATTACTGACGCAGAATACAAAATGCGTTTCCCAAGATGA
- a CDS encoding NRDE family protein, with product MCLCLFAINESEEFPFVLIANRDEFRKRPAAKADFWNDHPEVLAGRDLEGMGTWLGTNKAGKIAFLTNYRHPDFFNRKGPTRGTLVSNFLIGSEDAESYLKSIENTEAYNGFNLIVGTAKKLFYYSNVENEIKAITSGIHGLSNAFLNTSWPKVDDGKAKLKAATETNALDSDSLFSILHDSSFAKTEELPQTGVGLELEKVLSAKFINTPDYGTVCSTVIKIDRNGTCFFKEKSFDAEGKEVGKVGFELPIM from the coding sequence ATGTGTCTGTGTCTTTTCGCCATCAACGAGTCTGAGGAATTTCCGTTCGTGCTGATAGCCAACAGGGACGAATTTCGAAAACGCCCAGCAGCCAAGGCTGATTTTTGGAACGACCATCCCGAGGTATTGGCAGGCCGCGATCTGGAAGGAATGGGCACTTGGCTTGGCACCAACAAGGCAGGGAAGATCGCCTTCCTCACCAATTACCGCCATCCCGATTTCTTCAACCGCAAAGGCCCTACCCGTGGCACCTTGGTCTCCAACTTCCTGATTGGTAGCGAGGACGCAGAATCTTATTTGAAATCGATTGAGAATACGGAAGCCTACAACGGTTTCAACCTCATTGTGGGCACAGCCAAAAAGCTGTTCTATTATTCCAATGTGGAGAACGAGATCAAAGCCATCACTTCGGGCATTCACGGATTGAGCAACGCCTTCCTCAATACATCTTGGCCCAAGGTGGATGACGGCAAAGCAAAGTTGAAAGCTGCCACTGAAACCAACGCACTCGATTCTGACAGCCTCTTCTCCATTCTGCACGATAGCAGTTTTGCTAAGACCGAAGAGCTGCCTCAAACGGGCGTTGGCCTTGAACTGGAAAAGGTCCTTTCCGCCAAATTCATCAATACGCCCGATTACGGAACGGTGTGTTCTACAGTCATCAAAATTGACCGTAATGGCACCTGCTTTTTTAAAGAAAAGAGCTTTGATGCGGAAGGGAAGGAAGTTGGGAAGGTTGGCTTTGAGCTTCCAATAATGTGA
- a CDS encoding DUF4272 domain-containing protein, producing the protein MFGFFKKKLTRKERSEKFLESHGVKINYHLPHVESEEETVLRTPEEIATRVTALAFVNMVACNAVDAEKCIETLHKFKLYDALTPNEKDFLSDPTEERKNTESWKCECIWVLLWALNKVDDLGYPDELCNLNNTTEGGYPLKSNVNPNDYIKSITTSRNKTEILDANDLYYRLDWACVDARINGREIDGLIPGVVYERHYALNWLINYMDDEWDDISCDT; encoded by the coding sequence ATGTTTGGATTTTTTAAAAAGAAACTGACGCGAAAGGAACGCAGCGAAAAGTTCCTTGAATCGCATGGGGTGAAGATCAATTACCATCTTCCACATGTAGAAAGTGAGGAGGAAACCGTCCTAAGAACGCCTGAGGAAATTGCTACACGGGTTACGGCTTTGGCTTTTGTGAACATGGTGGCTTGCAATGCGGTCGATGCTGAAAAATGCATTGAAACACTCCATAAGTTCAAGCTATATGATGCGTTGACCCCCAATGAAAAAGACTTTCTGTCTGACCCGACCGAGGAACGCAAGAATACCGAATCGTGGAAATGCGAGTGCATTTGGGTCTTGCTTTGGGCGCTGAATAAGGTGGATGACCTTGGCTATCCAGACGAGCTATGCAACCTGAACAATACGACTGAGGGTGGTTACCCGCTCAAGTCAAACGTGAATCCCAATGATTACATCAAGTCCATTACAACTTCGCGCAACAAGACCGAGATACTGGATGCGAACGACCTCTATTACCGCTTGGATTGGGCATGTGTAGATGCGCGCATCAACGGGCGGGAAATCGATGGATTGATTCCTGGCGTGGTCTACGAACGGCATTACGCCCTCAATTGGCTGATCAACTACATGGACGATGAGTGGGATGATATTTCATGTGATACGTAA
- the mazG gene encoding nucleoside triphosphate pyrophosphohydrolase: protein MDRRLEQFERLLNIMDDLREKCPWDRKQTLESLRHLTIEETYELADAILDNDLEEIKKELGDILLHIVFYAKIGSEQNAFDMADVAEGICEKLISRHPHIYGDVKVADEEEVKQNWEKLKLKEGKTSVLEGVPKSLPAMVKATRIQEKARGVGFDWDNQEQVWAKVNEELNELKVEIDKGADHKHIEDEFGDVLFSMINYARFVNVDPEMALERTNKKFIKRFQYLEEGAKKAGKQLSDMTLAEMDEYWNAAKKLG, encoded by the coding sequence ATGGACAGAAGACTGGAACAATTTGAACGACTATTGAACATCATGGACGACCTACGGGAGAAATGTCCGTGGGATCGGAAACAGACGCTCGAAAGCCTTCGCCATCTGACCATTGAGGAAACCTACGAACTGGCCGATGCTATTTTAGACAACGATCTGGAAGAGATCAAGAAGGAGTTGGGCGATATCCTTTTGCACATCGTTTTCTATGCCAAGATCGGTTCGGAACAGAACGCCTTCGATATGGCCGATGTGGCTGAAGGTATCTGCGAAAAACTCATTTCGCGCCATCCGCATATCTATGGCGATGTGAAAGTGGCAGATGAGGAGGAAGTGAAGCAGAATTGGGAAAAACTGAAGCTGAAGGAAGGGAAGACATCGGTACTGGAAGGCGTACCGAAATCACTTCCAGCCATGGTTAAGGCCACTCGAATTCAGGAGAAAGCCAGAGGTGTTGGTTTCGATTGGGACAACCAAGAACAGGTTTGGGCAAAGGTGAACGAGGAGTTGAACGAGCTGAAGGTTGAGATTGACAAAGGAGCCGATCACAAGCACATTGAAGATGAGTTTGGAGATGTGCTATTCTCAATGATCAACTATGCTCGTTTTGTAAACGTAGACCCCGAAATGGCCTTGGAACGCACCAACAAGAAATTCATCAAACGCTTTCAATACTTGGAAGAAGGCGCCAAAAAAGCAGGCAAGCAGCTAAGCGATATGACCTTGGCCGAAATGGATGAATATTGGAATGCGGCTAAGAAATTGGGATAA